One stretch of Xanthomonas sp. DAR 35659 DNA includes these proteins:
- the lysS gene encoding lysine--tRNA ligase has translation MTEQTPAPSLPADENSLIAERRAKLGALRAQGVAYPNDFRRRDFAGDLQAEFADAERWTGEALEAEGRSLALAGRLLAKRVMGKASFAQLQDESGRIQLFLQANALGEAYDAFKGWDIGDIIGVEGGLTRTKTGELSIKATGLRLLTKALRPLPDKWHGLSDVEQRYRQRYVDLIVSPEAREVFVKRSKIIRAMRAWLDARRFLEVETPMMHYIPGGATAKPFTTHHNALDLDLYLRVAPELYLKRLVVGGLERVYEINRNFRNEGVSTRHNPEFTMMELYEAYATYHEVMDLTENVIRDVAREVLGTTQVHWDGADIDLAPAFRRWRMDEAVRHHNPEISAADCTDREALLRHCERLKIRTKPSYGWGKLLLEIFEATVEHTLIQPTFITDHPVEVSPLARSSDTEPGYTDRFELFINGKEIANGFSELNDPEDQAARFQAQVAAKDGGDDEAMHFDADYIRALEVGLPPTGGLGIGIDRLVMLLTGSSSIRDVLLFPYMRPEA, from the coding sequence ATGACCGAGCAGACTCCCGCGCCGTCCCTTCCCGCCGACGAGAACAGCCTCATCGCCGAACGCCGCGCCAAGCTCGGAGCGCTGCGTGCGCAGGGCGTGGCCTATCCGAACGATTTCCGCCGCCGCGATTTCGCCGGCGACCTGCAGGCCGAGTTCGCCGACGCCGAACGCTGGACCGGCGAGGCGCTGGAGGCCGAAGGCCGCAGCCTGGCGCTGGCCGGGCGGTTGCTGGCCAAGCGGGTGATGGGCAAGGCCAGCTTCGCGCAACTGCAGGACGAGTCCGGGCGCATCCAGCTGTTCCTGCAGGCCAACGCCCTGGGCGAGGCCTACGACGCGTTCAAGGGCTGGGACATCGGCGACATCATCGGCGTGGAGGGCGGGCTGACCCGCACCAAGACCGGCGAGCTGTCGATCAAGGCCACCGGCCTGCGCCTGCTGACCAAGGCGCTGCGGCCGCTGCCGGACAAGTGGCACGGCCTGTCGGACGTGGAGCAGCGCTACCGCCAGCGCTACGTCGACCTGATCGTGTCGCCGGAGGCGCGCGAGGTGTTCGTCAAGCGTTCCAAGATCATCCGCGCCATGCGCGCCTGGCTCGACGCGCGCCGCTTCCTGGAAGTGGAGACGCCGATGATGCACTACATCCCCGGCGGCGCCACGGCCAAGCCGTTCACCACCCACCACAACGCGCTGGACCTGGATCTGTACCTGCGCGTGGCCCCGGAGCTGTACCTGAAGCGGCTGGTGGTCGGCGGCCTGGAACGGGTCTACGAAATCAACCGTAATTTCCGCAACGAAGGCGTCAGCACCCGGCACAATCCGGAATTCACCATGATGGAGTTGTACGAGGCCTACGCCACGTACCACGAGGTGATGGACCTGACCGAGAACGTCATCCGCGACGTCGCCCGCGAGGTGCTGGGCACCACCCAGGTGCACTGGGACGGCGCCGACATCGACCTGGCGCCGGCGTTCCGCCGCTGGCGCATGGACGAGGCGGTGCGCCACCACAACCCGGAGATCAGCGCCGCCGACTGCACCGACCGCGAGGCCCTGCTGCGCCATTGCGAGCGGCTGAAGATCCGCACCAAGCCGTCCTACGGCTGGGGCAAGCTGCTGCTGGAGATCTTCGAGGCCACGGTCGAGCACACCCTGATCCAGCCGACCTTCATCACCGACCACCCGGTCGAGGTGTCGCCGCTGGCCCGTTCCAGCGACACCGAGCCGGGCTATACCGACCGCTTCGAGCTGTTCATCAACGGCAAGGAGATCGCCAACGGCTTCTCCGAGCTCAACGACCCGGAAGACCAGGCGGCGCGGTTCCAGGCCCAGGTGGCGGCCAAGGACGGAGGGGACGACGAGGCCATGCACTTCGACGCCGACTACATCCGGGCGCTGGAAGTGGGGCTGCCGCCGACCGGCGGGCTGGGCATCGGCATCGACCGGCTGGTAATGTTGCTGACCGGGAGCAGTTCGATCCGTGATGTGCTGCTGTTTCCGTACATGCGTCCGGAGGCTTAA
- the prfB gene encoding peptide chain release factor 2 (programmed frameshift) has protein sequence MIELNPIRHRIADLSDRVLSLRGFLDYDAKKERLEEVTRELESPDVWNDPERAQGLGRERANLEKTVGGIASVLDGLNEALEFLELAESENDEDTALAVSADVDRFQAHVEKLEFQRMFSGQMDASNAFVDIQAGAGGTEAQDWAEILLRMYLRWCESRGWKTELMEVSGGEVAGIKSATLRVEGDFAYGWLKTETGVHRLVRKSPFDSDNRRHTSFTSVFVSPEVDDNIDIDINPADLKTDVYRSSGAGGQHVNKTESAVRITHVPTGIVVACQTGRSQHQNRDNAMKMLAAKLYELEIQKRNAERDAVEATKSDIGWGSQIRNYVLDQSRIKDLRTGVERSDTQKVLDGDLDEFVEASLKSGLEVGAKRSDA, from the exons ATGATCGAACTCAATCCCATCCGCCACCGCATCGCCGATCTGTCCGATCGGGTGCTGTCGCTTCGGGGGTTTCTT GACTACGACGCCAAGAAGGAGCGTCTAGAGGAAGTCACCCGGGAGCTGGAAAGCCCCGATGTCTGGAACGACCCCGAGCGCGCCCAGGGCCTGGGCCGCGAACGCGCCAACCTGGAGAAGACCGTCGGCGGCATCGCCAGCGTGCTCGACGGGCTGAACGAGGCGCTGGAGTTCCTGGAGCTGGCCGAGAGCGAGAACGACGAGGACACCGCGCTGGCGGTGAGCGCCGATGTCGATCGCTTCCAGGCGCACGTGGAGAAGCTGGAATTCCAGCGCATGTTCTCCGGGCAGATGGACGCCAGCAACGCCTTCGTCGACATCCAGGCCGGCGCCGGCGGCACCGAGGCCCAGGACTGGGCCGAGATCCTGCTGCGCATGTACCTGCGCTGGTGCGAGTCGCGCGGCTGGAAGACCGAGCTGATGGAAGTCTCCGGCGGCGAAGTGGCGGGCATCAAGTCGGCCACGCTGCGCGTGGAGGGCGACTTCGCCTACGGCTGGCTGAAGACCGAGACCGGCGTGCACCGGCTGGTGCGCAAGTCGCCGTTCGACTCGGACAACCGCCGCCACACCAGTTTCACTTCGGTGTTCGTGTCGCCGGAAGTGGACGACAACATCGACATCGACATCAACCCGGCCGACCTCAAGACCGACGTGTACCGCTCCTCCGGCGCCGGCGGCCAGCACGTCAACAAGACCGAGTCGGCGGTGCGCATCACCCACGTGCCGACCGGCATCGTGGTCGCCTGCCAAACCGGGCGCAGCCAGCACCAGAACCGCGACAACGCGATGAAGATGCTGGCCGCCAAGCTGTACGAGCTGGAGATCCAGAAGCGCAACGCCGAGCGCGACGCGGTCGAGGCGACCAAGTCCGACATCGGCTGGGGCAGCCAGATCCGCAACTACGTGCTCGACCAGAGCCGGATCAAGGACCTGCGTACCGGCGTGGAGCGTTCCGACACGCAGAAGGTGCTGGACGGCGACCTGGACGAGTTCGTCGAGGCCAGCCTCAAGTCCGGCCTGGAAGTCGGCGCCAAACGCAGCGACGCCTGA
- a CDS encoding LytTR family DNA-binding domain-containing protein, which yields MSESPTSMYARFQPWRRSFEIGFWVALTLINGTANSITVLMDIRRTGLHFAAWEPALWEWSSGLVFLLIVPLLVWLTRRYPLHWDNWRRRLPAYLLGSVALSVLHVLGMVAIRSVVYRLQGEHYDFGPWPQGLAYEYLKDVRSLASMLLCVEMYRFLLRRWQGEAALLGAPDEGPPVESLERPERFLVRKLGREFLVAAADIEWLQACGNYVNLRVRGHDYPLRSTMAAIEARLDPARFVRIHRSYMVNLACVVSIEPLEAGEARVHLRDGSHVPCSRRYRAALRAVAGEGDAAAAE from the coding sequence ATGTCCGAATCGCCGACCAGCATGTACGCCCGTTTCCAGCCATGGCGACGCAGCTTCGAGATCGGTTTCTGGGTCGCGCTGACCCTGATCAACGGCACCGCCAACAGCATCACCGTGCTGATGGACATCCGCCGCACCGGGCTGCACTTCGCCGCCTGGGAGCCGGCCTTGTGGGAATGGTCCAGCGGCCTGGTGTTCCTGCTGATCGTGCCGCTGCTGGTATGGTTGACCCGGCGCTATCCGCTGCACTGGGACAACTGGCGACGCCGGCTGCCGGCCTATCTGCTGGGCAGCGTCGCGCTGTCGGTGCTGCACGTGCTGGGCATGGTCGCGATCCGCAGCGTGGTGTACCGGCTGCAGGGCGAGCACTACGACTTCGGCCCGTGGCCGCAGGGGCTGGCCTACGAGTACCTGAAGGACGTGCGCAGCCTGGCCTCGATGCTGCTGTGCGTGGAGATGTACCGCTTCCTGCTGCGCCGCTGGCAGGGCGAGGCGGCCTTGCTCGGCGCGCCCGACGAAGGCCCGCCGGTGGAGTCGCTGGAGCGTCCGGAGCGCTTCCTGGTGCGAAAGCTCGGCCGCGAGTTCCTGGTCGCCGCCGCCGATATCGAATGGCTGCAGGCCTGCGGCAACTACGTCAACCTGCGCGTGCGCGGCCACGACTATCCGTTGCGCAGCACGATGGCGGCGATCGAAGCCAGGCTCGATCCTGCGCGGTTCGTGCGCATCCACCGCAGCTACATGGTCAACCTGGCGTGCGTGGTCTCGATCGAGCCGCTGGAGGCCGGCGAGGCGCGCGTGCACCTGCGCGACGGCAGCCATGTGCCGTGCAGCCGCCGCTACCGCGCCGCCTTGCGCGCGGTAGCCGGCGAGGGCGACGCCGCCGCGGCCGAGTGA
- a CDS encoding VIT domain-containing protein: MPSLARKGLCLLLLSLLSAAAVPALAQTAAPQRHLLAPLLKTDPGERPVELRAATVSAHAAAGLAETTVELVFFNPNARVLEGQLSFPLRDGQQISGFALDIDGQMRDAVPVPKARGRQVFEAIERRGVDPGLVEQTAGNQFQLRLYPIPAHGSRRVRLVYRESLPRTAAGWQWRLPLGYAASAQTLRLELSTQAAPVDAAALPAGLRLLPSPAGHAAVWSGTPAQLPKELALSLHASSDPRVAVGSHDGQRYFQALLPIADLHSARPLPQRIGLLWDASGSARQRDIPAELALLQRYFAALGDAQVDLIVLRDHAEAPRRFQVRAGDWSALKATLQGLQPDGASALGDWRPAAEVQEYLLFSDGLGNYGAQALPTLAPDQRLYAVASAGAHADTARLAASAEARGGRLIEVQGVQGVQQASERLLQRGGELVTLQGEGVADLVADSRYADDGYLRIAGRLLADDATLQLEIATAASTRRLRLPLRDASAVPGELVPGAWARAMLRRLAADPLGDAARRQQLASRFGLVSADTSLLVLENVDDYVRYDIAPPPALREAVARAQARHRQERDAQRTQRIDRVAEDFAQRIAWWQRTFPKNAPPQPKPQRGEGDARRERDGVAPPAPAMAMAPPPAPAAPMSAESTELERVSVTGAVAANADASAGGSDPTTISLALQPWQPDSPYARRLRAAAPDAVYPLYLSERAAHADSVAFYLDVADVLFERGQPELALRVLSNLAELQLENRHVLRVLGYRLLQAGRADLAVPVFEQVLRLGEEEPQSFRDLGLAYAARGDAQAAIEQLYEVVARDWDPRFDGVALIALNELNAIVARSPHPLRTAFVDPRLLRNLPLDLRVVLNWDSDNSDMDLWVTDPNGERCYYAHRSTYQGGQLSQDFTGGYGPEEFSLRRAKPGKYKVEANFFGDRQPLVTGATTLHLQLSTGWGGAAQRDQQVTLRLKDKKETILVGEFEVR, translated from the coding sequence ATGCCGTCCCTCGCGCGCAAAGGCCTGTGCCTGCTGTTGCTCTCGCTGTTGTCGGCCGCCGCCGTGCCGGCCCTGGCCCAAACCGCCGCGCCGCAGCGGCACCTCCTCGCCCCGCTGCTGAAGACGGATCCCGGCGAGCGCCCGGTCGAACTGCGCGCGGCGACGGTGAGCGCGCATGCCGCGGCCGGCCTGGCCGAAACCACGGTGGAGCTGGTGTTCTTCAACCCCAATGCGCGCGTGCTGGAGGGGCAGCTTTCGTTCCCGCTGCGCGATGGCCAGCAGATCAGCGGATTCGCCTTGGACATCGACGGGCAGATGCGCGACGCGGTGCCGGTGCCGAAGGCGCGCGGGCGGCAGGTGTTCGAGGCGATCGAGCGGCGTGGCGTGGACCCGGGCCTGGTCGAGCAGACCGCCGGCAATCAGTTCCAATTGCGGCTCTATCCGATTCCCGCGCACGGCAGCCGCCGCGTGCGCCTGGTCTATCGAGAGTCGTTGCCGCGCACCGCCGCCGGTTGGCAGTGGCGGCTGCCGCTGGGGTACGCGGCAAGCGCGCAGACGCTGCGCCTGGAGCTGAGCACGCAGGCGGCACCGGTGGACGCCGCGGCATTGCCTGCCGGCCTGCGCCTGCTGCCGTCGCCCGCGGGGCATGCGGCGGTGTGGTCGGGCACGCCAGCGCAACTGCCCAAGGAACTGGCGCTGTCGTTGCACGCGAGCAGCGATCCGCGCGTCGCGGTCGGCAGCCACGACGGCCAGCGCTATTTCCAGGCGCTGCTGCCCATTGCCGACCTGCACAGCGCGCGCCCGTTGCCGCAGCGCATCGGCCTGCTGTGGGATGCGTCGGGTTCGGCGCGGCAGCGCGACATTCCCGCGGAACTGGCCTTGTTGCAGCGCTATTTCGCCGCGCTGGGCGACGCGCAGGTCGATCTGATCGTGCTGCGCGACCATGCCGAGGCGCCGCGCCGTTTCCAGGTGCGCGCTGGCGACTGGAGCGCGTTGAAGGCGACGCTGCAGGGGCTGCAGCCGGACGGCGCCAGCGCCTTGGGCGATTGGCGGCCGGCGGCGGAGGTGCAGGAGTATTTGCTGTTCAGCGATGGCCTGGGCAACTACGGCGCGCAAGCCCTGCCGACGCTGGCGCCGGACCAGCGCCTGTATGCGGTCGCCTCGGCCGGTGCCCATGCCGATACGGCACGCCTGGCGGCGTCGGCGGAAGCGCGTGGCGGCCGTTTGATCGAGGTGCAGGGCGTGCAGGGCGTGCAGCAGGCCAGCGAACGGCTGCTGCAGCGTGGCGGCGAACTGGTGACGTTGCAGGGCGAGGGCGTCGCCGATCTGGTCGCCGATTCGCGCTATGCCGACGACGGTTACCTGCGCATCGCCGGGCGCCTGCTCGCGGACGATGCGACGCTGCAACTGGAGATCGCCACCGCCGCCAGCACGCGTCGCCTGCGTCTGCCGTTGCGCGACGCCAGCGCGGTGCCGGGCGAGCTGGTGCCCGGTGCCTGGGCGCGGGCCATGCTGCGCCGCCTGGCCGCCGATCCGCTCGGCGACGCCGCGCGCCGCCAGCAATTGGCCAGCCGCTTCGGCCTGGTCAGCGCCGATACCTCGCTGCTGGTGCTGGAGAACGTGGACGACTACGTGCGCTACGACATCGCCCCGCCGCCGGCGCTGCGCGAGGCGGTGGCACGCGCGCAGGCGCGGCACCGACAGGAGCGGGACGCGCAGCGCACGCAGCGCATCGACCGCGTCGCCGAGGATTTCGCGCAGCGCATCGCCTGGTGGCAGCGCACGTTTCCGAAAAACGCGCCGCCGCAGCCCAAGCCGCAACGCGGGGAGGGCGACGCCCGTCGGGAGCGGGACGGCGTTGCGCCGCCCGCGCCGGCGATGGCCATGGCGCCACCGCCGGCACCCGCTGCGCCGATGTCGGCGGAGTCCACTGAACTGGAGAGGGTCAGCGTCACTGGCGCGGTCGCGGCCAACGCCGATGCGTCTGCCGGCGGGTCCGACCCCACCACGATTTCCCTGGCATTGCAGCCCTGGCAACCGGATTCGCCCTATGCCCGGCGCCTGCGCGCCGCCGCGCCGGATGCGGTCTACCCGCTGTACCTGAGCGAGCGCGCCGCGCATGCCGACAGCGTGGCGTTCTACCTGGACGTGGCCGACGTGCTGTTCGAGCGCGGCCAGCCCGAACTGGCGCTGCGCGTGCTGTCGAACCTGGCCGAGCTGCAGTTGGAGAACCGCCACGTGTTGCGCGTGCTCGGCTACCGCCTGCTGCAGGCGGGCAGGGCGGACCTGGCGGTGCCGGTGTTCGAACAGGTGCTGCGGTTGGGCGAGGAGGAGCCGCAGAGCTTCCGCGACCTGGGCCTGGCCTATGCCGCGCGCGGCGATGCGCAGGCCGCGATCGAGCAATTGTACGAAGTGGTCGCGCGCGATTGGGATCCGCGCTTCGACGGCGTGGCGCTGATCGCCTTGAACGAGTTGAACGCGATCGTGGCCCGGTCGCCGCACCCGTTGCGGACCGCGTTCGTCGATCCGCGCCTGCTGCGCAACCTGCCGCTGGACCTGCGCGTGGTGTTGAACTGGGACAGCGACAACAGCGACATGGATCTGTGGGTGACCGATCCCAATGGCGAGCGCTGCTATTACGCGCACCGTTCGACCTACCAGGGCGGGCAACTGTCGCAGGATTTCACCGGCGGCTACGGGCCGGAGGAGTTCTCGCTGCGCCGGGCCAAGCCGGGCAAGTACAAGGTGGAAGCGAACTTCTTCGGCGACCGCCAGCCGTTGGTCACCGGCGCCACCACCTTGCATCTGCAACTGAGCACCGGCTGGGGCGGCGCCGCGCAGCGCGACCAGCAGGTGACGCTGCGGCTGAAGGACAAGAAGGAGACGATCCTGGTCGGCGAGTTCGAGGTGCGTTGA
- the recJ gene encoding single-stranded-DNA-specific exonuclease RecJ — translation MSPALRITRRPAADGGPWAETVPPLLRRIYTARGAHDATLAQPKLAHLLPPDALRGIEAAVALLAEAIAAGKRILVVGDFDCDGATACAVAVRGLRLLGAAQVLHAVPNRMVHGYGLSPALVAELAPLRPDLLVTVDHGIACHAGVAAAKALGWQVLVTDHHLPGSALPPADAIVDPNQVGDAFPSKALAGVGVIFYVLLALRQHLRAQGAFPAQAPDLTVLLDLVAVGTVADLVPLDANNRALVAAGLRRLQRGDGCVGLRALIAASGRDPSRLSASDIGFALAPRLNAAGRLEDMALGIELLLCEDPQQAREIAATLEEINAERRAVQQQMTDEAEASVARALLVAPEQPPVAMCLFDADWHPGVIGLVASKLKDRLHRPVIAFAPAEPGSALLRGSARSIPGFHIRDAMAAVDARHPGLMDKFGGHAMAAGLSLRQDALAEFERLFREHALASLDASLLQAELLSDGALDPHELDHRHAEALRLAGPWGQGFPEPLFDGEFEVVQWRVLKERHLKLSLRCAGRHEPLNAIHFNGWRGDDPGRRVHIAYRLVADDYRGGEAVQLVVEHCRSLP, via the coding sequence ATGAGCCCGGCGTTGCGCATCACCCGCCGTCCGGCCGCCGATGGCGGGCCGTGGGCGGAGACGGTCCCGCCGCTGCTGCGCCGCATCTACACCGCGCGCGGCGCCCACGACGCCACCCTGGCGCAACCGAAGCTAGCGCACTTGCTGCCGCCGGACGCGTTGCGCGGCATCGAGGCGGCGGTCGCGCTGCTGGCCGAGGCGATCGCCGCCGGCAAGCGCATCCTGGTGGTCGGCGACTTCGACTGCGATGGCGCCACCGCCTGCGCGGTGGCGGTGCGCGGGCTGCGCCTGCTCGGTGCCGCGCAGGTGTTGCACGCGGTGCCGAACCGCATGGTCCATGGCTACGGCTTGTCGCCTGCGCTGGTCGCGGAACTGGCGCCGTTGCGACCGGACCTGCTGGTCACGGTCGACCACGGCATCGCCTGCCATGCCGGCGTCGCCGCGGCCAAGGCGCTGGGCTGGCAGGTGCTGGTCACCGACCATCACCTGCCGGGCAGCGCGCTGCCGCCGGCCGACGCCATCGTCGATCCGAATCAGGTCGGCGATGCGTTCCCGAGCAAGGCGCTGGCCGGCGTCGGCGTGATCTTCTACGTGTTGCTGGCCTTGCGCCAGCACCTGCGCGCGCAAGGCGCGTTCCCCGCGCAGGCGCCGGATCTGACCGTGTTGCTGGACCTGGTCGCGGTCGGCACCGTCGCCGACCTGGTGCCGCTGGACGCCAACAACCGCGCGCTGGTCGCGGCCGGACTGCGCCGGCTGCAGCGCGGCGACGGCTGTGTCGGCCTGCGCGCGTTGATCGCCGCCAGCGGCCGCGATCCGTCCCGGCTCAGCGCCAGCGACATCGGCTTCGCGCTGGCGCCGCGGCTCAACGCGGCCGGCCGGCTCGAGGACATGGCCCTGGGCATCGAGCTGTTGCTGTGCGAGGACCCGCAGCAGGCGCGGGAGATCGCCGCGACGCTGGAGGAGATCAACGCCGAGCGCCGCGCGGTGCAGCAGCAGATGACCGACGAGGCCGAGGCCAGCGTGGCGCGGGCGTTGCTGGTCGCGCCCGAGCAGCCGCCGGTGGCGATGTGCCTGTTCGACGCGGACTGGCACCCGGGCGTGATCGGCCTGGTCGCCTCCAAGCTGAAGGACCGGTTGCACCGCCCGGTGATCGCCTTCGCCCCGGCCGAGCCGGGCAGCGCGCTGCTGCGCGGCTCGGCGCGCTCGATTCCCGGCTTCCACATCCGCGATGCGATGGCCGCGGTGGACGCGCGCCACCCCGGGCTGATGGACAAGTTCGGCGGCCATGCGATGGCCGCCGGCCTGAGCCTGCGCCAGGATGCGCTGGCCGAATTCGAGCGACTGTTCCGCGAGCATGCGCTGGCCAGCCTGGACGCGAGCCTGCTGCAGGCCGAACTGCTCAGCGACGGCGCACTGGACCCGCACGAGCTGGACCATCGCCATGCCGAGGCCCTGCGTCTGGCCGGGCCCTGGGGGCAGGGCTTCCCCGAGCCGCTGTTCGACGGCGAATTCGAGGTCGTGCAGTGGCGGGTGCTGAAGGAGCGCCACCTCAAGCTGAGCCTGCGCTGCGCCGGCCGCCACGAGCCGCTGAACGCGATCCACTTCAACGGCTGGCGCGGCGACGACCCCGGCCGCCGCGTGCACATCGCCTATCGCCTGGTCGCCGACGACTACCGTGGCGGCGAGGCGGTGCAACTGGTGGTGGAGCACTGCCGCAGCCTGCCATAA
- a CDS encoding phosphoglycerate mutase, which produces MAVATLLLPARARLAGPALSGEVARALGRAERERAEPGSEAQLRRHFALPPGTWPVAALTRQLDVGDAGDAVWLRADPAYVVPDMQGARLMAHGDMLAIDAIDLAALLPALQEVFAETGLVLEASDPARWYLRLAPDSVLPEFAAPAQVLGADLFDHLPQGEDARRWRALLTETQVVLHQHPWNRERVARGQPAINSLWLWGGGTLPATVSTAHAQVRSREPLLRALVLAAGIDAEQAPRVDALVDLRQLRAPEQFVGEVMLPLLEALQRGELQQLLLDFEDGVRLRIDRGQRWRFWRRPLSRLDA; this is translated from the coding sequence GTGGCCGTTGCGACCTTGCTGTTGCCGGCGCGGGCCCGCCTGGCCGGTCCGGCGCTGAGCGGCGAGGTGGCGCGGGCGCTCGGTCGCGCCGAGCGCGAACGCGCCGAGCCCGGTAGCGAAGCGCAGCTGCGCCGCCATTTCGCGCTGCCGCCGGGCACCTGGCCGGTCGCCGCGCTGACCCGGCAACTGGACGTCGGCGACGCCGGCGACGCCGTCTGGCTGCGCGCCGATCCGGCCTACGTGGTGCCGGACATGCAGGGCGCGCGGCTGATGGCGCACGGCGACATGCTCGCCATCGACGCCATCGACCTGGCTGCGCTGCTGCCGGCGCTGCAGGAGGTGTTCGCCGAGACCGGCCTGGTGCTGGAGGCGAGCGACCCGGCGCGCTGGTATCTGCGCCTGGCGCCGGACAGCGTGCTGCCCGAGTTCGCCGCGCCGGCGCAGGTGCTCGGCGCCGACCTGTTCGACCATCTGCCGCAGGGCGAGGACGCGCGCCGCTGGCGGGCGCTGCTGACCGAAACCCAGGTCGTGCTGCACCAGCACCCCTGGAACCGCGAACGCGTGGCGCGCGGGCAACCGGCGATCAATTCGCTGTGGTTATGGGGCGGCGGCACGCTGCCGGCCACGGTGAGCACCGCGCATGCGCAGGTGCGCAGCCGCGAGCCGCTGCTGCGCGCGCTGGTGCTGGCCGCCGGGATCGACGCCGAACAGGCGCCGCGCGTGGACGCACTGGTCGACCTGCGCCAGTTGCGCGCGCCCGAGCAGTTCGTCGGCGAGGTGATGCTGCCGCTGCTGGAGGCGCTGCAGCGCGGCGAACTGCAGCAGTTGCTGCTGGATTTCGAGGACGGCGTGCGCTTGCGCATCGATCGCGGCCAGCGCTGGCGGTTCTGGCGGCGGCCGTTGTCGCGCCTGGACGCATGA
- the greA gene encoding transcription elongation factor GreA, translating into MTMQGAQRLREELDHLKSVKRPEVIAAIAEARAHGDLKENAEYHAAREQQGFIEGRIKQLESELSHAEVIDISKLAVGSKVVFGATVTLADVETDEEKRYQLVGDLEADIKLGLIAISSPLARALIGKLEGDSVSIDAPAGRREYEIVSVEYIG; encoded by the coding sequence ATCACCATGCAAGGCGCGCAGCGGCTGCGCGAGGAACTGGATCACCTGAAGTCGGTCAAGCGTCCGGAAGTCATCGCCGCGATCGCCGAGGCGCGCGCGCACGGCGACCTCAAGGAGAATGCCGAGTACCACGCCGCCCGCGAGCAACAGGGCTTCATCGAAGGCCGCATCAAGCAGTTGGAGAGCGAGCTGTCGCATGCCGAGGTCATCGACATCAGCAAGCTGGCGGTCGGCAGCAAGGTGGTGTTCGGCGCCACCGTGACCCTGGCCGACGTGGAGACCGACGAAGAGAAGCGGTACCAGTTGGTGGGCGACCTGGAAGCGGACATCAAGCTGGGCCTGATCGCGATCTCCTCGCCGCTGGCGCGTGCGTTGATCGGCAAGCTGGAAGGCGACAGCGTCAGCATCGACGCCCCGGCCGGCCGCCGCGAGTACGAGATCGTCAGCGTCGAATACATCGGCTGA